In Cedecea neteri, a single genomic region encodes these proteins:
- a CDS encoding DNA cytosine methyltransferase, which produces MNDLDAIAEHLSLQAQRHKQTQQEEDNALVSRLLEIYDQKTVALRLRQVGGDWTRESLNRWYNGKSAPRGLTEVEVQMLQSMLPSPPAHHGRYAFRFIDLFAGIGGIRSGFEAIGGQCVFTSEWNKYAVRTYKANWYCDPAEHQFNEDIRDVTLSNRGDVTDEQATAHIQATLPDHDVLLAGFPCQPFSLAGVSKKNALGRAHGFACETQGTLFFDVARIIAAKRPPVFVLENVKNLKSHDKGNTFRIIMQTLDELGYDVADAAVSGRDDPKIVDGKNFLPQHRERIVLVGTRRDLKLDTAVTLAKLSDFYPARRPTFGELLDDEVDAKYVLTPTLWKYLYNYAKKHQAKGNGFGYGLVDPKNPASVARTLSARYFKDGAEILVDRGWDMALGEADFNHPDNQVNRPRRLTPRECARLMGFEAPKGKAFRIPVSDTQAYRQFGNSVVVPAFAAVAKLLEPVIKQAVKKR; this is translated from the coding sequence ATGAACGATCTTGACGCGATAGCAGAACACCTCTCCCTTCAGGCGCAGCGCCACAAACAAACTCAGCAAGAAGAAGACAATGCGCTGGTCAGCCGTTTACTTGAAATCTACGATCAAAAAACCGTTGCGCTCCGCCTGCGTCAGGTCGGAGGCGACTGGACGCGTGAGTCGCTGAACCGCTGGTATAACGGCAAGTCCGCGCCACGCGGTTTAACCGAAGTGGAAGTGCAGATGCTGCAAAGTATGCTGCCGTCACCACCGGCGCATCACGGGCGCTATGCTTTTCGTTTTATCGACCTGTTTGCCGGCATAGGTGGGATCCGCAGCGGCTTTGAGGCCATCGGCGGCCAGTGCGTGTTTACCAGCGAATGGAACAAATACGCGGTGAGGACCTACAAAGCAAACTGGTACTGTGACCCGGCAGAGCACCAGTTCAATGAAGATATCCGAGACGTGACGCTCAGCAACCGGGGCGACGTCACGGACGAGCAGGCGACGGCCCACATCCAGGCCACCTTGCCCGACCATGATGTGCTGTTGGCCGGTTTCCCCTGCCAGCCGTTTTCGCTGGCGGGCGTGTCGAAGAAAAACGCCCTTGGGCGCGCGCACGGTTTTGCCTGCGAAACGCAGGGCACGTTGTTCTTCGATGTGGCGCGGATCATTGCCGCCAAACGCCCTCCTGTTTTTGTGCTGGAGAACGTTAAGAACCTGAAGAGCCACGATAAAGGCAATACGTTCCGCATTATCATGCAGACGCTGGACGAGCTGGGTTACGACGTGGCCGATGCTGCTGTTTCCGGGCGTGACGATCCGAAAATTGTCGACGGTAAAAACTTCCTGCCGCAGCACCGGGAGCGCATTGTGCTGGTCGGCACGCGCCGCGATTTGAAACTGGATACGGCGGTGACGCTGGCGAAACTGAGCGATTTCTATCCGGCCCGCCGCCCGACCTTTGGTGAGCTGCTGGACGATGAGGTTGACGCGAAATATGTGCTGACCCCGACGCTGTGGAAATACCTCTATAACTACGCGAAAAAGCATCAGGCCAAGGGCAACGGCTTTGGTTACGGCCTGGTTGACCCGAAGAACCCGGCCAGCGTAGCAAGAACGCTGTCGGCTCGTTATTTCAAAGATGGCGCGGAGATTCTGGTCGATCGCGGCTGGGACATGGCGCTGGGCGAGGCTGATTTTAACCATCCTGATAATCAGGTGAACAGGCCGCGTCGCCTGACGCCGCGCGAGTGCGCCAGGCTGATGGGGTTTGAAGCGCCGAAAGGAAAAGCGTTCCGCATCCCGGTGTCTGACACTCAGGCTTATCGGCAGTTTGGCAACTCCGTCGTCGTTCCCGCGTTTGCCGCAGTGGCTAAGCTGCTGGAGCCGGTGATCAAGCAGGCGGTGAAAAAGCGCTAA
- a CDS encoding phosphohydrolase, whose translation MPIARWQQQFEQYLIENWAQDDKAHDVAHFRRVWKTAQHIMEGTEADRLVVLTACYFHDIVNLPKNHPERHLASTQAAQETLRILETHFPDFPRELYDAVAHAVRAHSFSAAIAPQTLEAKVVQDADRLESLGAIGLARVFYVSGALGRSLFDSDDPLADRRELDDTQYSVDHFQKKLLRLPESMQTEAGRALARHNADFLVGYMAKLCAELKGDYLQVDEQVLQRFKSQA comes from the coding sequence ATGCCGATTGCCCGCTGGCAGCAGCAGTTTGAGCAGTATTTGATTGAGAACTGGGCGCAGGATGACAAAGCCCATGACGTGGCGCATTTTCGGCGCGTATGGAAAACCGCCCAGCATATTATGGAAGGGACGGAGGCGGACAGGCTGGTGGTGCTGACCGCCTGCTATTTCCATGACATCGTTAACCTGCCCAAGAACCACCCGGAGCGCCATCTGGCCTCAACGCAGGCCGCGCAGGAGACGCTGCGTATTCTGGAAACGCACTTCCCGGATTTCCCCCGCGAGCTGTATGACGCGGTAGCCCATGCGGTGCGGGCCCACAGTTTCAGCGCCGCTATCGCACCGCAGACGCTGGAGGCGAAAGTGGTGCAGGATGCGGACAGGCTGGAGTCTCTGGGGGCGATAGGTCTGGCGCGGGTGTTTTATGTCTCCGGCGCGTTAGGGCGTTCGCTGTTTGACAGCGACGATCCGCTGGCGGATCGTCGGGAGCTGGACGATACGCAGTATTCGGTGGACCATTTCCAGAAAAAGCTTCTGCGCCTGCCTGAATCAATGCAAACCGAAGCCGGGCGCGCGCTGGCGCGGCACAATGCGGATTTCCTCGTCGGCTATATGGCCAAACTGTGTGCCGAGCTGAAAGGTGACTACCTGCAGGTGGACGAGCAGGTCCTGCAGCGTTTTAAATCACAGGCTTAA
- a CDS encoding PTS sugar transporter subunit IIA has translation MQTLLFRCPLMNGLHARPASALERQASRFISSVTLVNQTKSRQGDAKSVLALVGADVAGGDECRLLIEGPDEQAARQALGHFIEHEFAQSDTPLAAVEEEQPLPVFLSRSLSPVWQGKSVSPGAALAKAVFVEQIDLHALAHQHEEEPFPLQQQRLIVALQAARQRLREDISQHAGEVAQILDAQSQLLEDETIEECLLEEHYARNTLAALAKAVDVLREPFRQSDSEYLRQRELDVFDLGLRIAAELTGDPRLGLPQLIDNALIIGDGVLTPGQLLMLQGPFLRGIVMPTGGETSHTAILARAFATPLLCLSSTQPLFAAGEGKYLLGAGHGFVLAAPDGIAQRWYELECEKRITVAAGEEEGMFSPALVFLDEKLGDKHEVIKRLTDNLAVQRRAHSATLAEQAIWQREVVFTTALGFSIAIPHCKSVAISRSSISVLRLADPLDWGDSVSVQLVIMLTLSEQEQAQHMRIFSVLARRLMHESFREKLLAAATAQAVVDVLREEVIILS, from the coding sequence ATGCAGACATTGTTATTTCGTTGCCCGCTGATGAACGGGCTTCACGCCAGACCGGCCAGCGCGCTTGAGCGGCAGGCTTCACGTTTTATTTCTTCGGTGACGCTAGTGAACCAGACCAAATCACGTCAGGGAGATGCAAAGAGCGTACTGGCGCTGGTGGGGGCAGATGTTGCCGGAGGCGATGAGTGCCGGTTGCTGATAGAGGGGCCAGACGAGCAGGCGGCCCGGCAGGCGCTCGGCCATTTTATTGAGCATGAATTTGCGCAAAGTGACACGCCGCTAGCCGCCGTTGAAGAAGAGCAACCGCTGCCGGTGTTCCTTTCCCGAAGTCTATCTCCTGTCTGGCAAGGGAAGAGCGTTAGCCCGGGGGCGGCGCTGGCAAAGGCCGTTTTTGTTGAGCAGATCGATCTCCACGCGCTGGCGCATCAGCACGAGGAGGAACCTTTTCCCCTGCAGCAACAGCGGTTGATCGTCGCCCTGCAGGCTGCGCGGCAGCGTTTACGGGAAGATATTAGCCAGCATGCGGGTGAAGTTGCACAGATCCTGGATGCGCAAAGCCAGCTTCTGGAGGATGAAACCATTGAAGAGTGTCTGCTGGAAGAGCATTACGCACGCAATACGCTCGCCGCGCTGGCGAAAGCGGTGGACGTACTGCGAGAGCCTTTCCGGCAAAGCGACAGTGAATATCTGCGTCAGCGGGAGCTGGATGTTTTTGACCTGGGCCTGCGGATTGCGGCTGAACTGACCGGTGACCCGCGGCTGGGGCTGCCGCAGCTGATTGATAACGCGCTGATAATTGGCGATGGCGTGCTGACGCCGGGCCAGTTACTCATGCTGCAGGGGCCATTTCTGCGGGGGATTGTGATGCCGACAGGCGGCGAAACGTCCCATACCGCAATACTCGCCCGGGCGTTTGCGACACCGCTATTATGCCTGTCCTCAACGCAGCCGCTTTTTGCCGCCGGAGAGGGGAAGTATTTGCTGGGGGCCGGGCACGGGTTTGTACTGGCGGCTCCCGATGGTATAGCGCAGCGCTGGTATGAGCTTGAGTGCGAAAAGCGGATTACTGTGGCTGCGGGCGAAGAAGAAGGCATGTTTAGCCCGGCCCTGGTATTTCTGGATGAAAAACTGGGTGATAAGCATGAGGTGATTAAGCGGCTGACGGATAACCTTGCCGTTCAGCGGCGAGCGCACTCCGCGACGCTTGCCGAACAGGCTATCTGGCAGCGTGAAGTGGTCTTTACCACCGCGCTGGGCTTTTCCATCGCCATTCCGCACTGCAAATCTGTTGCGATTTCCCGCAGCAGTATTTCCGTACTGCGCCTGGCAGATCCGCTGGACTGGGGAGATAGCGTTTCCGTGCAGTTGGTGATTATGCTCACGCTCAGCGAACAGGAGCAGGCACAGCATATGCGGATATTCTCAGTTTTAGCCCGACGACTGATGCATGAATCCTTCCGCGAGAAGCTGCTGGCTGCGGCGACGGCGCAGGCCGTGGTGGATGTGCTCCGCGAAGAGGTCATAATCCTGTCATAA
- a CDS encoding glycoside hydrolase family 38 C-terminal domain-containing protein, which yields MKTVHLIQHTHWDREWYFTENDSKVLLYYFMLDLITRLEQNEALGPFILDGQTVMLEDFLQVAPEHRARLQKLITDGRVLIGPWYTQSDFLVVGAESITRNLLLGLADCKAWGSYMPVGYVPDSFGQSAQLPMFLSEFAIDSAVLWRGWSEHDVPTSEFNWLAQGGQQVLTAVLPWGYGCAKWLPVTPQELAEKLPPILEKQARFSATDHLLLPNGNDQSPFEYAVPDALEKLNASQSEYDFRRSSFSDFFTALRNDEHKLPVLRGELLSPKYMRIHRGIFSTRMDIKQLNASLEQFVSQTLEPLLALNWRLGLPYPQQAVEHIWREAMKSHAHDSIGGCNSDRVNQMVKGRLQSGKESAGQLFELNMKMLAEGITASQQGKKIVVFNPLPARRDTQVSLTLYTPKEDFRIVDGEGNPCRWQLLHEEPQDMSLVVQELSNSTTTTWYRKCHILLEARALPACGYKTFYLQEGEAAGFEIPAREGDCLENAWLRLEHKAGELTLIDKRTGEVYPHILRLVDGEDAGDNYNYSPPAADWKIDGEGCLQQAMLTRGVLKDTMQLRLHIPAPADADARQARRLDARLDVVMTISLPHESAWLDVAVEVNNTLRDHRLQIELPTGVHQATHFADQPFGLIERENVPRALEIWQQENWTEAPASLWPMQSLVMMHQARRGLGVVTAGLREYEIPEGQPDTLAITLFRSVGWLGQPALKWRPGRASGMVLPSPDSQIPGRHAFHFAVMPMNDGQSPAFWQAVEQWRTPASGYLDSGWSRFRTNPHGKSFPPHFSVLSWESPLHFSTLKKAQNEEALVLRGWNPGLTPLENVPPTTNGTLEQVTLAEIPGKPTDSIAAGTPVSWLIRSFE from the coding sequence ATGAAGACTGTGCATTTAATTCAGCACACACACTGGGACAGAGAGTGGTATTTCACTGAGAACGACTCAAAAGTCTTGCTCTATTATTTCATGCTGGACTTAATTACCCGGCTGGAACAAAACGAAGCGCTGGGGCCGTTTATTTTAGATGGCCAAACGGTGATGCTGGAAGATTTTTTGCAGGTGGCGCCAGAGCACCGGGCACGCCTGCAAAAATTAATTACCGACGGGCGGGTACTGATTGGCCCGTGGTACACGCAAAGCGACTTTTTGGTCGTGGGCGCGGAGTCAATTACGCGCAATTTGCTGCTTGGGCTGGCGGATTGTAAAGCCTGGGGCAGCTATATGCCGGTGGGCTATGTGCCTGACTCTTTCGGGCAAAGCGCGCAGCTGCCGATGTTTCTTAGCGAGTTCGCTATCGACAGTGCGGTACTCTGGCGCGGGTGGAGCGAGCATGATGTGCCGACCAGTGAATTTAACTGGCTGGCGCAGGGCGGACAGCAGGTGCTCACCGCCGTGCTCCCCTGGGGCTATGGCTGTGCGAAGTGGCTGCCTGTCACCCCGCAGGAGCTGGCTGAAAAATTACCGCCGATTCTGGAAAAACAGGCGCGTTTTTCCGCCACGGATCACCTTTTGCTCCCCAACGGAAACGATCAGTCGCCGTTCGAATATGCGGTACCTGACGCGCTGGAAAAACTGAATGCCAGCCAGAGTGAATATGACTTCAGGCGTAGCAGCTTCAGCGATTTCTTCACCGCTCTGCGGAACGACGAGCACAAGCTGCCTGTTTTGCGCGGCGAGTTGCTCAGCCCCAAATACATGCGTATTCATCGCGGCATTTTCTCTACCCGAATGGATATCAAGCAGCTTAATGCCTCGCTGGAACAGTTTGTCAGCCAGACGCTGGAGCCTTTACTGGCGCTCAACTGGCGGCTGGGGTTGCCTTACCCGCAACAGGCGGTGGAGCACATTTGGCGGGAGGCGATGAAATCTCACGCTCATGACAGCATTGGCGGCTGCAATTCAGACCGGGTCAACCAGATGGTGAAGGGGCGTTTGCAGTCCGGTAAAGAGAGCGCCGGGCAGCTGTTTGAGCTGAACATGAAAATGCTTGCGGAAGGAATTACCGCGAGCCAGCAGGGGAAAAAAATCGTGGTCTTTAATCCGCTACCTGCGCGGCGCGATACGCAGGTGAGCCTCACGCTGTACACGCCGAAAGAGGACTTCCGCATCGTGGATGGCGAAGGTAATCCGTGCCGCTGGCAGCTGCTGCACGAAGAGCCGCAGGACATGTCGCTGGTGGTGCAGGAGCTGTCCAACAGCACCACAACCACCTGGTATCGTAAATGCCATATTTTGCTGGAGGCGAGGGCGCTGCCCGCCTGTGGCTACAAGACCTTTTACCTGCAGGAAGGCGAAGCCGCTGGGTTTGAGATCCCTGCGAGGGAGGGCGACTGTCTGGAAAACGCCTGGCTGCGGCTGGAGCATAAAGCCGGAGAGCTTACGCTGATCGATAAACGCACTGGCGAAGTCTACCCGCACATCCTGCGGCTGGTCGACGGCGAAGACGCGGGGGACAATTATAACTATTCGCCCCCGGCGGCTGACTGGAAGATTGACGGCGAAGGCTGCCTGCAGCAGGCCATGTTGACGCGCGGCGTGCTCAAAGACACCATGCAGCTAAGGCTGCATATTCCTGCCCCGGCTGATGCCGATGCACGCCAGGCCAGGCGGCTTGATGCCCGTCTGGACGTGGTGATGACCATCTCCCTGCCGCATGAAAGTGCCTGGCTGGATGTCGCCGTTGAAGTTAACAACACGCTGCGTGACCACCGTTTACAGATTGAACTGCCCACCGGCGTACATCAGGCGACCCATTTTGCCGATCAGCCTTTTGGCCTGATCGAGCGTGAAAATGTCCCTCGTGCGCTTGAGATCTGGCAGCAGGAAAACTGGACGGAAGCGCCCGCCTCGCTGTGGCCGATGCAGAGCCTGGTGATGATGCACCAGGCACGGCGCGGCCTGGGCGTGGTGACCGCCGGGCTGAGGGAGTACGAAATCCCCGAGGGGCAGCCGGATACGCTGGCGATTACCTTGTTCCGCAGCGTGGGCTGGCTTGGACAGCCCGCGCTGAAATGGCGGCCTGGACGGGCATCGGGCATGGTGCTGCCTTCTCCTGACTCGCAAATTCCCGGCCGCCACGCGTTTCATTTTGCCGTCATGCCAATGAACGACGGACAAAGCCCTGCGTTCTGGCAGGCCGTCGAACAGTGGCGTACCCCGGCATCGGGTTACCTGGATTCTGGCTGGTCGCGTTTTCGCACCAATCCGCATGGCAAATCCTTCCCGCCGCACTTCAGCGTCTTGAGCTGGGAAAGCCCCCTGCATTTCAGCACCCTGAAAAAAGCGCAAAACGAAGAGGCGCTGGTGCTCAGGGGCTGGAACCCAGGCCTGACGCCGCTCGAAAACGTTCCTCCGACAACAAACGGCACGCTGGAGCAGGTCACGCTGGCGGAAATACCGGGCAAGCCAACGGACTCCATCGCAGCAGGCACGCCGGTGTCCTGGCTAATCCGTTCATTTGAATAA
- a CDS encoding PTS fructose transporter subunit IIC, which yields MAKFRAEAGMSTGKEVKNAIMTGVSWMLPFVIAGAVIMGIARIGASLYGIDNIWDASHAQAASIIVQMLHKFDGFGGLALSLMLPVVAGYISFAIANKPGLAPGMVGGLLASSLGTGFLGALAAGFVAGYIVRALATWIKLPAALASAGPIFILPVGGTLLTCMVMAFIIGGPLAALNHGMETWLLAMSGTNKIILAAVVGGMVGFDLGGPVNKAAVTTAMALLASGIYDPNTAAQVAIIVPPIGLGVATLIWAKRFPVSLREAGKASTLMGLIGVSEGAIPFALANPKIIVINVVGSATGAALAVGLGAVNHAPISGFYGWLAVDKWPIYVLSIAVGAGIIAVGSLLVFRGETVVENKPSAAVPKFKVGR from the coding sequence ATGGCTAAATTCAGGGCAGAGGCGGGGATGTCGACCGGTAAAGAGGTCAAAAATGCCATTATGACCGGGGTGTCATGGATGCTGCCGTTTGTCATTGCCGGGGCGGTGATCATGGGCATTGCACGCATCGGCGCTTCGCTCTACGGCATCGATAATATCTGGGATGCCAGCCACGCCCAGGCGGCGAGCATCATTGTGCAGATGTTACATAAATTTGACGGGTTTGGCGGCCTGGCGCTGTCGCTGATGCTGCCGGTGGTCGCCGGGTACATCAGCTTTGCTATCGCCAATAAGCCAGGTCTGGCGCCGGGAATGGTGGGCGGGCTGCTGGCCAGCAGCCTGGGAACCGGCTTTCTTGGGGCGCTCGCCGCCGGTTTTGTCGCGGGCTACATCGTGCGGGCGCTGGCAACCTGGATCAAACTGCCCGCTGCACTGGCCTCGGCTGGCCCTATTTTTATCCTGCCCGTGGGCGGCACGCTGCTGACCTGCATGGTGATGGCGTTTATTATCGGCGGCCCGCTGGCGGCGCTGAATCATGGAATGGAAACCTGGCTGCTGGCGATGTCCGGGACTAACAAAATCATTCTGGCGGCCGTCGTGGGCGGGATGGTGGGCTTTGATCTGGGCGGTCCGGTGAACAAGGCGGCGGTGACCACCGCGATGGCACTGCTAGCTTCCGGGATTTACGACCCCAACACCGCCGCACAGGTGGCGATTATCGTTCCGCCGATTGGCCTCGGCGTCGCAACGCTCATCTGGGCCAAACGCTTCCCGGTTTCGCTGCGTGAGGCGGGTAAAGCCTCGACGCTGATGGGCCTGATTGGCGTCTCCGAAGGGGCCATTCCCTTTGCGCTGGCAAACCCCAAAATTATCGTCATCAACGTGGTTGGCTCGGCCACCGGGGCCGCGCTCGCCGTCGGGCTGGGGGCGGTAAACCATGCACCGATTTCGGGTTTTTACGGCTGGCTGGCGGTAGATAAATGGCCCATTTACGTGCTGTCTATTGCTGTCGGTGCGGGGATTATTGCCGTGGGATCGTTATTAGTGTTTCGGGGTGAAACTGTCGTTGAAAATAAACCTTCGGCAGCCGTGCCTAAATTTAAAGTAGGGCGCTAG
- a CDS encoding PTS fructose transporter subunit IIB, which translates to MYIVCVAACPTGVAHTYMAAEALALVGQQRGHEVKVETQGSMGVENEITADDLARADAAILAADVVITGKERFDGMMKLECSVADPIKFSEAVFEAIEAEIANG; encoded by the coding sequence ATGTATATCGTTTGTGTTGCAGCTTGCCCTACGGGCGTCGCCCATACCTACATGGCTGCGGAAGCCCTGGCCCTGGTGGGCCAGCAGCGTGGGCATGAAGTGAAAGTCGAAACGCAGGGCAGCATGGGCGTTGAAAACGAAATTACCGCCGACGATCTTGCCCGGGCAGACGCAGCGATTCTCGCGGCGGATGTGGTGATTACCGGCAAAGAACGTTTTGACGGCATGATGAAACTGGAGTGCAGCGTGGCCGATCCTATCAAGTTTAGCGAGGCCGTATTTGAGGCGATAGAGGCGGAGATAGCAAATGGCTAA
- the drpB gene encoding cell division protein DrpB, producing the protein MDAKPTRSPGGKIALWLFYAFCLYIVWAMVRYFWVVSGVTSGDLGTFSGKLLGALMGLLVLGSVAAVLGWIAWYTRPRAYPVRARENRLR; encoded by the coding sequence ATGGATGCGAAACCAACTCGCAGCCCCGGCGGAAAAATTGCGCTGTGGCTGTTTTATGCTTTTTGTTTGTACATCGTTTGGGCGATGGTGCGTTACTTTTGGGTCGTTAGCGGGGTAACCAGCGGCGATTTAGGCACCTTCAGCGGTAAACTCCTCGGGGCGCTGATGGGGTTGCTGGTGCTCGGGTCCGTGGCGGCAGTACTGGGCTGGATAGCGTGGTACACGAGGCCGCGTGCTTATCCCGTTCGTGCCAGAGAAAACCGGCTGCGTTGA
- the mgtA gene encoding magnesium-translocating P-type ATPase — MTVQTKNRNKKSTLSMRAAQEAKNGIAETLVNLNTTREGLQEAHASARLERDGLNEVAHDKPPHALVQLLMAFNNPFIYVLGILAGISFFTDYWLPTSHGEDGDLTTVIIIGTMVALSGLVRFWQEHRSAKSAEALKAMVRTTATVVRREHAGQKGTPREIPMRELVVGDIVQLYAGDMIPADVRLIESRDLFISQAVLTGEALPIEKYDTLGDVAQKSAHDKAIDSENLLDIPNICFMGTNVVSGTAQAVVVATGPRTYFGSLAKAIVGSRAQTAFDRGVNSVSWLLIRFMLVMVPVVFLINGLLKGEWWDALLFALAVAVGLTPEMLPMIVSANLAKGAVAMAKRKVVVKRLNAIQNLGAMDVLCTDKTGTLTQDKIILEHHVGTNGQKNESVLGLAWLNSYHQSGIKNLMDQAVIYFSDNEPNFVKPQGYSKVDEMPFDFVRRRLSIVVKDSQSNHLLVCKGAVEEMLSIATHMEENGKVVALDNQRRDAMLAMTNDYNKDGFRVLVVATRDIPKAEAKKQYGTDDEHDLIIRGFLTFLDPPKESAGPAIAALMDIGVAVKVLTGDNAIVTTRICRQVGLEPGEPVLGPQIEQLSDASLQQLVEERTVFAKLTPLQKSRVLKALQANGHTVGFLGDGINDAPALRDADVGISVDSGTDIAKESADIILLEKSLMVLEEGVIKGRETFGNIMKYLNMTASSNFGNVFSVLVASAFIPFLPMLAIQLLLQNLMYDISQLALPWDKTDKEFLSKPRKWDAKNIGRFMVWIGPTSSIFDMTTFALMWFVFSANSEHMQTLFQSGWFVEGLLSQTLVVHMLRTQKIPFIQSTAAWPVMMMTGLIMAIGIYVPFSPLGPLVGLQALPWQYFPWLVATLLAYCCVAQGMKTFYMRRFKQWH; from the coding sequence ATGACTGTACAAACCAAGAACCGTAATAAAAAAAGCACGCTGTCTATGCGTGCCGCCCAGGAAGCCAAAAACGGCATCGCAGAAACCCTGGTCAACCTGAACACCACCCGGGAAGGGCTGCAGGAAGCCCACGCCAGCGCCCGGCTGGAGCGGGATGGCCTGAACGAAGTTGCCCATGACAAGCCGCCTCACGCGCTGGTTCAGCTGCTGATGGCATTTAATAACCCGTTTATCTACGTGCTCGGCATTCTCGCCGGGATCAGCTTCTTTACCGATTACTGGCTGCCCACCAGCCACGGCGAAGACGGTGACCTGACGACGGTGATTATCATCGGCACCATGGTAGCACTCAGCGGCCTGGTGCGTTTCTGGCAGGAACACCGTTCGGCGAAGTCTGCCGAGGCGCTGAAAGCGATGGTTCGTACCACCGCCACGGTTGTTCGTCGTGAACACGCTGGGCAAAAAGGAACTCCGCGTGAAATCCCGATGCGCGAGCTGGTCGTGGGCGATATCGTGCAACTTTATGCAGGGGACATGATCCCGGCAGACGTGCGTCTCATTGAGTCCCGGGATCTGTTTATCAGCCAGGCCGTGCTGACCGGTGAAGCGCTGCCGATTGAGAAATACGACACCCTGGGCGATGTGGCGCAAAAGTCCGCGCACGATAAGGCGATCGACAGCGAAAACCTGCTGGATATCCCGAACATCTGCTTTATGGGCACCAACGTGGTCAGCGGTACCGCGCAGGCTGTAGTGGTCGCGACCGGGCCACGGACTTACTTTGGCTCGCTGGCTAAAGCGATTGTCGGGAGCCGCGCACAAACGGCCTTCGACCGCGGCGTGAACAGCGTCAGTTGGCTGCTGATCCGCTTTATGCTGGTGATGGTGCCGGTGGTGTTCCTGATTAACGGCCTGCTGAAAGGCGAATGGTGGGATGCCCTGCTGTTTGCTCTGGCGGTGGCCGTGGGCCTGACGCCGGAAATGCTGCCAATGATCGTCAGCGCCAACCTCGCCAAAGGCGCGGTAGCGATGGCGAAGCGCAAAGTAGTGGTTAAGCGTCTGAACGCTATCCAGAACCTGGGCGCAATGGACGTACTGTGCACCGACAAAACCGGGACGCTGACGCAGGATAAGATCATCCTCGAGCACCACGTGGGCACCAACGGCCAGAAAAACGAGTCAGTGCTGGGGCTGGCCTGGCTTAACAGCTACCACCAGAGCGGCATCAAAAACCTGATGGATCAGGCGGTCATTTACTTCTCTGACAATGAGCCCAATTTCGTCAAACCGCAGGGCTACAGCAAAGTCGACGAGATGCCGTTTGATTTCGTCCGCCGCCGCCTGTCGATTGTGGTGAAGGACAGCCAGAGCAACCACCTGCTGGTGTGCAAAGGCGCCGTGGAAGAGATGCTGAGCATTGCCACCCACATGGAAGAAAACGGCAAGGTTGTCGCGCTGGATAATCAGCGTCGTGACGCCATGCTGGCAATGACCAATGACTACAACAAAGACGGTTTCCGCGTCCTGGTGGTAGCCACTCGCGACATTCCTAAAGCCGAGGCGAAAAAACAGTACGGCACCGACGATGAGCACGATCTGATTATCCGCGGTTTCCTCACCTTCCTCGATCCACCGAAGGAGAGCGCAGGCCCGGCAATTGCTGCGCTGATGGACATTGGTGTAGCGGTAAAAGTGCTGACCGGCGATAACGCCATCGTCACCACCCGCATCTGCCGCCAGGTCGGGCTGGAGCCGGGCGAGCCGGTACTCGGCCCGCAGATTGAGCAACTGAGCGACGCCTCCCTCCAGCAACTGGTGGAAGAGCGCACCGTGTTTGCCAAGCTGACTCCGCTGCAGAAATCCCGCGTGCTGAAGGCGCTGCAGGCCAACGGCCATACCGTGGGCTTCCTGGGCGACGGAATTAACGATGCCCCTGCCCTGCGCGATGCCGACGTGGGTATCTCGGTCGACAGCGGCACCGATATCGCCAAGGAATCCGCCGACATCATCCTGCTGGAAAAGAGCCTGATGGTGCTGGAAGAAGGCGTCATCAAAGGCCGCGAGACTTTTGGCAACATCATGAAGTACCTGAACATGACCGCCAGCTCCAACTTCGGCAACGTGTTCTCGGTGCTGGTCGCCAGCGCATTCATCCCGTTCCTGCCGATGCTTGCGATCCAGCTGCTGCTGCAAAACCTGATGTACGACATCTCCCAGCTCGCGCTGCCGTGGGACAAAACGGACAAAGAGTTCCTGAGCAAGCCGCGCAAGTGGGATGCCAAAAACATTGGCCGCTTCATGGTCTGGATTGGCCCGACGTCGTCCATTTTTGACATGACCACCTTCGCGCTGATGTGGTTTGTGTTCAGCGCCAACAGCGAGCACATGCAGACCCTGTTCCAGTCCGGCTGGTTCGTTGAAGGCCTGCTGTCGCAGACTCTGGTGGTACACATGCTGCGTACCCAGAAAATTCCGTTCATTCAGAGCACCGCCGCCTGGCCGGTGATGATGATGACCGGGCTGATTATGGCGATTGGGATTTACGTCCCGTTCTCTCCGCTCGGGCCGTTGGTTGGGCTGCAGGCGCTGCCGTGGCAGTACTTCCCGTGGCTGGTCGCTACCCTGCTGGCCTATTGCTGCGTGGCTCAGGGCATGAAAACGTTCTACATGCGTCGCTTCAAGCAGTGGCACTAA